GGGGCGAGCTTGCTCGCGATAGCGGTGTGTCGGTCACCATCAATGTCGGCTGACCCAAAGCCATCGCGAGCAAAGCTCGCTCCCACAGGGGATTCGTGACGCCCTTGAACATCCGGACTCCCCAGCACACTTAGTTAGCCTGCTTTCTTTTATCCTCACCTCGCGCCATGATGAGGCTCTCTTACCGCCGCCCGCGAACGAGCCCCATGCCTACGTCCTCACCTGCCCCCAGCTCTCTGTCGATTACCCTGCAGATCATCTCCATTGTTTTCTACACCTTCATCGCCTTCCTCTGCATCGGCCTGCCCATTGCCGTGCTGCCGGGGTATGTACACGAACAGTTAGGCTTCAGCGCAGTGGTGGCCGGGCTGACCATCGGTTCACAGTATCTGGCTACCCTGCTCAGCCGCCCCATGGCCGGGCGATTGTCGGACAGCGTCGGTACCAAGCGAGCAATCGTCTACGGGCTGTCGGGGATCGTGCTCAGCGGCTTGCTGACGCTGCTCTCGACCTTGCTGCAAAGCTTTCCCCTGCCCAGCCTGTTGATTCTGATTGCCGGCCGCTTGCTGCTCGGCGTGGCCCAAGGGCTGATCGGCGTGGGCACCATCAGTTGGTGCATGGGCCAGGTGGGTGTGGAGCACACGGCGCGCTCGATTTCCTGGAACGGCATCGCCTCGTACGGGGCCATTGCCATTGGCGCCCCGCTGGGGGTGGTGATGGTCGGTGAACTAGGTTTCGCCAGCCTGGGCGTTGCGTTGTCATTGCTGGCCGGCGTTGCGCTGTTGATGATACGCAACAAGCCGTCGGTGCCGGTCATTCGCGGCGAGCGCTTGCCTTTCTGGGCGGTGTTTGGGCGCATTGCGCCATTCGGGGCGGGCCTGAGCCTGGCGTCGATCGGCTACGGCACGCTCACCACGTTCATCACACTGTTTTATGTCAGTCGCGGCTGGACCGGCGCGGCCTGGTGCCTGACGGTGTTCGGTATCTGCTTCATCCTGGCGCGGTTGCTGTTCATTTCCAGCATTGCCCGTTTCGGCGGCTTCAACTCGGCCATTGCCTGCATGAGCATCGAAACCCTCGGGCTGGTATTGCTGTGGCTGGCGCCGTCCACCGCGTTCGCCCTGGTCGGTGCCGGGCTGGCCGGTTTCGGGCTGTCGCTGGTATACCCGGCGCTAGGCGTGGAGGCCATCAAGCAGGTGCCGAACAGCAGCCGTGGGGCGGGATTGAGCGCTTATGCGGTGTTCTTTGACCTGGCGCTGGCGATTGCCGGTCCGCTGATGGGAGCGGTGGCGTTGAACCTGGGCTATTCGTCGATCTTCTTCTGCGCCGCCTTGCTGTCCGTCACCGGACTGGGCCTGACCCTGCTGCTGCGTCGCCGAGCTATAAACGCACCTTATTGATCGTAATACGGTTGTTCACTGCCGTTTTTTGTTTTGAGAAGGTCCGCTATTTACTTGCTCTGGTGTGTATATCCATTGCTGCGGTAACGGCTGCTGGCGGTTCCGCTCTTACAGCGGGTCACTTTTGGAAGAGCGCCAAAAGTAACCAAAAGCGCTCTGCCCCACCACTTGGCACCTCGCCTAGGCTCGGTGTGCCCGAACGAAGGCATTGCTCCGTGGGCCGCCGCGAAGGGCCATCCATGGCCC
The sequence above is drawn from the Pseudomonas sp. St316 genome and encodes:
- a CDS encoding MFS transporter, translated to MPTSSPAPSSLSITLQIISIVFYTFIAFLCIGLPIAVLPGYVHEQLGFSAVVAGLTIGSQYLATLLSRPMAGRLSDSVGTKRAIVYGLSGIVLSGLLTLLSTLLQSFPLPSLLILIAGRLLLGVAQGLIGVGTISWCMGQVGVEHTARSISWNGIASYGAIAIGAPLGVVMVGELGFASLGVALSLLAGVALLMIRNKPSVPVIRGERLPFWAVFGRIAPFGAGLSLASIGYGTLTTFITLFYVSRGWTGAAWCLTVFGICFILARLLFISSIARFGGFNSAIACMSIETLGLVLLWLAPSTAFALVGAGLAGFGLSLVYPALGVEAIKQVPNSSRGAGLSAYAVFFDLALAIAGPLMGAVALNLGYSSIFFCAALLSVTGLGLTLLLRRRAINAPY